A window of the Kosakonia radicincitans DSM 16656 genome harbors these coding sequences:
- the elbB gene encoding isoprenoid biosynthesis glyoxalase ElbB: MKKVGVILSGAGVYDGAEIHEAVITLLAIARSGAEAVCFAPDKWQSDVVNHLTGDVMTESRNVLVEAARIARGNIRPLAQLSVNDLDALIVPGGFGAAKNLSNFASQGSACVVDNTLKQRVLEMHQAGKPLGFMCIAPALLPKIFDFPLRLTIGTDVDIAEVLEEMGAEHVPCPVDDIVVDEENKVVTTPAYMLAEDIAQAAAGIEKLVARILVLAE; the protein is encoded by the coding sequence ATGAAAAAAGTAGGCGTGATTCTTAGCGGCGCGGGTGTCTATGACGGTGCGGAAATCCATGAAGCGGTGATCACGTTACTGGCGATCGCCCGTTCAGGTGCTGAGGCAGTTTGTTTCGCGCCGGATAAATGGCAGAGCGATGTGGTGAATCACCTGACAGGTGATGTCATGACGGAGAGCCGCAATGTGCTGGTCGAAGCGGCCCGAATTGCGCGTGGAAATATCCGGCCGCTGGCACAACTATCAGTAAATGATCTGGATGCGCTGATTGTGCCTGGTGGTTTTGGTGCGGCCAAAAATTTGAGTAATTTTGCCAGCCAGGGCAGCGCGTGTGTTGTCGATAATACGCTTAAACAGCGAGTGCTGGAGATGCATCAGGCGGGTAAACCGCTGGGATTTATGTGTATCGCTCCGGCGTTGCTGCCGAAAATTTTCGACTTCCCGCTGCGTCTGACAATCGGTACGGATGTCGATATCGCTGAAGTGCTGGAAGAGATGGGCGCGGAACATGTGCCGTGCCCGGTGGACGATATTGTGGTGGATGAAGAGAATAAAGTGGTAACCACGCCAGCGTATATGCTTGCTGAGGATATTGCGCAGGCTGCGGCGGGGATCGAAAAGCTGGTTGCGCGCATACTGGTGCTGGCGGAATGA
- a CDS encoding TIGR01212 family radical SAM protein (This family includes YhcC from E. coli K-12, an uncharacterized radical SAM protein.), producing the protein MQLQKLVNMFGGDLARRYGEKVHKLTLHGGFSCPNRDGTIGRGGCTFCNVASFADEAQQHQSIADQLAHQANLVNRARRYLAYFQAYTSTWAEVQVLRSMYQQAISQANIVGLCVGTRPDCVPEAVLDLLCENHQQGYEVWLELGLQTAHDKTLHRINRGHDFACYRKTAQQARQRGLKVCTHLIVGLPGERRVDCLETLQRVTDAGVDGIKLHPLHIVKGSIMAKAWEAGRLNGIGLEEYTVIAGEMIRHTPPEVVYHRVSASARRPTLLAPLWCENRWTGMVELDRYLNEQGGQGSALGRCWQLPA; encoded by the coding sequence ATGCAGTTACAGAAATTAGTCAATATGTTTGGTGGGGATCTTGCTCGCCGGTATGGAGAAAAAGTCCATAAACTCACTTTGCATGGCGGTTTTAGCTGCCCAAACCGCGATGGCACCATTGGACGCGGTGGGTGTACGTTCTGTAATGTCGCTTCTTTTGCCGATGAGGCACAGCAGCACCAATCCATTGCTGACCAGCTTGCTCATCAGGCGAACCTCGTCAATCGCGCACGTCGCTATCTCGCCTATTTCCAGGCTTACACCAGCACCTGGGCGGAAGTGCAGGTGCTACGGTCGATGTACCAGCAGGCGATAAGCCAGGCGAACATTGTGGGTTTGTGCGTCGGCACGCGCCCTGATTGCGTGCCGGAAGCGGTGCTGGATTTGCTTTGTGAAAACCATCAACAGGGTTATGAAGTGTGGCTGGAATTGGGCCTGCAAACTGCTCACGATAAAACGCTGCATCGCATCAACCGTGGGCATGATTTCGCCTGCTATCGGAAAACGGCGCAACAGGCCCGTCAACGCGGTCTGAAAGTCTGCACGCATTTGATTGTCGGGTTACCGGGGGAACGTCGCGTGGATTGCCTGGAGACCCTACAGCGCGTTACAGATGCTGGCGTTGATGGCATTAAGCTGCATCCGCTGCATATCGTAAAAGGCAGTATTATGGCGAAGGCATGGGAAGCTGGCCGCCTGAATGGTATTGGCCTGGAAGAGTATACCGTTATTGCCGGAGAGATGATTCGCCATACGCCGCCGGAGGTTGTCTATCACCGCGTTTCCGCCAGCGCGCGCCGTCCGACCCTGCTGGCGCCGCTGTGGTGCGAAAACCGCTGGACCGGCATGGTGGAGCTGGATCGCTATCTGAATGAGCAGGGCGGACAAGGTTCGGCGCTTGGACGTTGCTGGCAATTGCCCGCCTGA
- the arcB gene encoding aerobic respiration two-component sensor histidine kinase ArcB — protein MKQIRLLAQYYVDLMMKLGLVRFSLLLALALVVLAIVVQMAVTMVLQGQVESIDVIRSIFFGLLITPWAVYFLSVVVEQLEESRQRLSRLVEKLEEMRDRDLKLNVQLKDNIAQLNQEISDREKAEAERQETFEQLKIEMQEREQTQIQLEQQSSFLRSFLDASPDLVFYRNEDKEFSGCNRAMELLTGKSEKQLIHLKPQDVYSEEAAAKVIETDEKVFRHNVSLTYEQWLDYPDGRKACFEIRKVPYYDRVGKRHGLMGFGRDITERKRYQDALERASRDKTTFISTISHELRTPLNGIVGLSRILLDTDLTQEQEKYLKTIHVSAVTLGNIFNDIIDMDKMERRKVQLDNQPLDFTSFLADLENLSGLQAHQKGLRFVLEPTLPLPHKVITDGTRLRQILWNLISNAVKFTPQGQVEVRVRYDEGEILHFEVQDSGIGIPRDEQDKIFAMYYQVKDSHGGKPATGTGIGLAVSRRLAKNMGGDISVSSQPGAGSIFTLTVHAPAVAEEVDDAFEDDDMPLPALHVLLVEDIELNVIVARSVLEKLGCSVDVAMTGSAALEMFAPGEYDLLLLDIQLPDMTGLDISRTLTSRYPREDLPPLVALTANVLKNKQEYLDAGMNDVLSKPLAVPALTAMIKKFWDTNANEEKQVTTVDNSKVQTVLDTAMLEQYIELVGPKLITDGLAVFEKMMPGYLNVLESNLTARDQKGITEEGHKIKGAAGSVGLRHLQQLGQQIQSPDLPAWWDNVGEWVEEMKQEWQNDVAVLKAWVAAVDAGKK, from the coding sequence ATGAAGCAAATCCGTTTACTGGCGCAATACTACGTCGATCTGATGATGAAGCTTGGTCTGGTGCGCTTTTCCTTGCTGCTGGCTTTAGCGCTGGTGGTGCTGGCAATCGTCGTGCAGATGGCGGTCACCATGGTATTGCAGGGTCAGGTGGAGAGCATTGATGTTATCCGCTCGATCTTTTTTGGTCTGCTGATCACTCCGTGGGCGGTCTACTTTTTATCGGTGGTGGTTGAGCAGCTGGAAGAATCCCGTCAGCGGTTATCGCGGCTGGTAGAAAAACTCGAAGAGATGCGCGATCGCGATCTGAAGCTCAATGTGCAGTTAAAAGATAATATTGCCCAGCTTAACCAGGAGATCAGCGATCGTGAAAAGGCTGAAGCGGAGCGCCAGGAGACCTTTGAACAGCTAAAAATAGAGATGCAGGAGCGCGAGCAAACGCAGATCCAGCTCGAACAACAATCCTCCTTTCTGCGCTCTTTCCTTGATGCCTCACCGGATTTGGTTTTCTACCGTAACGAAGATAAAGAGTTTTCTGGCTGTAACCGGGCGATGGAACTGCTGACCGGCAAAAGCGAGAAGCAGCTCATTCACCTGAAACCGCAGGATGTCTATTCTGAGGAAGCCGCAGCGAAAGTTATTGAAACCGATGAAAAAGTCTTTCGTCATAACGTATCGCTGACCTACGAACAGTGGCTGGATTATCCGGACGGGCGCAAAGCCTGTTTCGAAATCCGTAAAGTGCCTTATTACGACCGCGTGGGTAAACGCCACGGGCTGATGGGCTTTGGCCGCGATATTACTGAGCGTAAACGCTACCAGGATGCGCTGGAGCGGGCCAGTCGGGATAAGACCACCTTCATTTCCACGATTAGCCATGAACTGCGTACACCGCTGAATGGCATCGTCGGCCTGAGCCGGATCCTGCTCGACACGGATTTGACGCAGGAGCAAGAGAAATACCTGAAGACAATCCATGTCTCAGCCGTGACGCTGGGGAATATCTTCAACGATATTATCGACATGGATAAAATGGAGCGCCGTAAAGTTCAGCTTGATAACCAGCCACTGGATTTCACCAGCTTCCTTGCCGATCTGGAAAACCTTTCCGGTTTGCAGGCGCATCAAAAAGGGCTGCGTTTTGTACTGGAGCCAACGTTGCCGCTGCCGCACAAGGTGATTACCGACGGTACGCGTCTGCGGCAGATTCTGTGGAACCTGATCAGCAATGCGGTGAAATTTACTCCGCAAGGTCAGGTTGAAGTGCGCGTTCGCTACGATGAAGGTGAAATCCTGCACTTCGAAGTGCAGGATTCCGGTATCGGTATTCCGCGCGACGAGCAGGATAAGATCTTTGCCATGTATTACCAGGTCAAAGATAGCCACGGTGGCAAACCGGCCACGGGAACGGGTATCGGGCTGGCCGTTTCACGTCGCCTCGCCAAAAATATGGGGGGGGATATCTCTGTCAGCAGCCAGCCAGGCGCCGGGTCCATCTTTACGCTGACCGTTCATGCGCCCGCAGTGGCGGAAGAAGTTGATGACGCTTTCGAAGATGATGATATGCCGTTGCCTGCGCTGCATGTGCTGCTGGTTGAGGACATTGAGCTGAATGTCATTGTCGCGCGCTCGGTGCTGGAAAAGCTGGGTTGTAGCGTCGATGTGGCGATGACCGGAAGCGCCGCGCTGGAGATGTTCGCCCCTGGCGAATACGATCTGCTGCTGCTGGATATTCAGTTGCCGGACATGACCGGGCTGGATATTTCCCGCACGCTAACCAGCCGTTACCCGCGCGAAGATCTGCCGCCACTGGTAGCACTGACAGCCAACGTGCTGAAAAACAAACAGGAGTATCTCGATGCGGGCATGAATGACGTATTGAGCAAACCGCTGGCGGTCCCGGCATTAACTGCCATGATTAAAAAGTTCTGGGATACAAACGCCAATGAGGAGAAGCAGGTGACAACTGTCGATAACAGCAAAGTACAAACGGTGCTGGATACGGCCATGCTTGAGCAATATATCGAGCTGGTTGGGCCTAAATTAATCACCGATGGGCTGGCTGTCTTTGAGAAAATGATGCCGGGCTATCTCAATGTGCTTGAGTCAAATCTTACGGCCCGCGATCAGAAAGGCATAACCGAAGAGGGACATAAGATTAAGGGCGCGGCAGGCTCTGTCGGTTTACGTCATCTGCAGCAACTGGGGCAACAGATCCAGTCTCCCGATCTTCCGGCGTGGTGGGACAATGTCGGCGAATGGGTGGAAGAGATGAAACAGGAGTGGCAGAACGATGTGGCGGTACTGAAAGCCTGGGTTGCGGCAGTGGACGCTGGAAAAAAATGA